One stretch of Oligoflexus sp. DNA includes these proteins:
- a CDS encoding HAD family hydrolase — protein sequence MSYRVLLFDIDGTLVRAGGAGKAALARALNELHAVENPYVDINFGGRTDQSITKELFELHGISWSPRVGQEFLDLYAHYFHEALAQRAPILLPGVRELLQRLQDDQRHLMGLLTGNIERCAQIKLDAFQLWPYFNFGGFGDHHEDRAEIAAEAFRRATLLHGAELRPHEVLIIGDTPADVRCARAIGADVLIVGTGPVAREAIDEAAPDFFHEDLSRLDDILGLLRTGRL from the coding sequence ATGAGTTACCGGGTCCTGCTTTTTGATATAGATGGTACGCTTGTTCGCGCAGGAGGGGCTGGCAAAGCGGCTCTGGCGCGTGCGTTGAACGAACTGCACGCCGTTGAAAATCCCTACGTGGATATAAATTTCGGTGGTCGCACGGATCAGTCGATCACGAAGGAACTCTTTGAACTGCACGGCATCAGCTGGTCGCCCCGAGTGGGTCAGGAGTTTTTGGACCTCTATGCGCATTATTTTCACGAGGCCCTCGCTCAGCGCGCGCCCATTCTTTTGCCGGGTGTGCGCGAGCTTTTGCAGCGGCTGCAGGATGATCAGCGGCATCTGATGGGACTGCTCACCGGCAATATCGAACGCTGCGCGCAGATCAAACTCGATGCCTTTCAGCTCTGGCCTTATTTTAATTTTGGTGGCTTTGGTGATCATCATGAAGATAGAGCCGAGATTGCCGCGGAAGCCTTCCGTCGCGCCACGCTTTTGCACGGAGCCGAATTAAGGCCGCATGAAGTCCTGATCATCGGGGATACGCCCGCAGACGTCCGCTGCGCGCGGGCCATCGGGGCTGATGTTCTGATCGTGGGAACCGGGCCGGTGGCGCGCGAGGCCATCGATGAAGCCGCTCCGGATTTCTTTCACGAAGACCTGTCGCGGCTTGATGATATCCTTGGGCTCCTGCGCACGGGTCGGCTTTAA
- a CDS encoding glycine--tRNA ligase has protein sequence MNELDLMTKIVSLCKRRGFVFQSSEIYGGLKSAYDYGPLGVELKRNIAAAWWRSMVYERDDIVGIDASIIMHPKVWETSGHVAGFSDPLVDCLNCKERFRGDKAPRAEVGSEVVFHEGGKSSGKKLKGTVGACGYVCPVCGSPNLSDERQFNGMFRTTLGPVDPLADFFKEIKEKNLDEREMRTKYEECLKRSLVYLRPETAQAMFVQFLNVQQTTSMKVPFGIAQQGKSFRNEIVVEHFIFRSCEFEQMEMEFFIEPGTQDRWLKYWTDERMGWYKKYANTAENFRLRQHEDNELAHYSDDCYDVEYLYPWGWGELEGIASRTDYDLKRHGAATGSKLSYFDQNKVDPETGKTGWRYVPYVIEPAAGLTRTVLAMLLDAYCEEKSVDANGQEKVRVLLKLHPALAPIKAAVLPLVKKDGQPEQAEAIAKELRRAGLNVACDDAQSIGKRYAKHDEIGTPFCITVDTQTIEDKTVTLRNRDTAQQERLTIPAAIAKVVEACRHP, from the coding sequence TTGAACGAATTGGACCTCATGACAAAAATCGTGTCTCTCTGCAAACGACGCGGCTTTGTATTTCAAAGCTCTGAAATATACGGCGGCCTCAAGTCAGCGTATGACTACGGTCCCTTGGGCGTTGAGTTGAAACGCAATATCGCGGCCGCCTGGTGGCGTTCGATGGTTTACGAGCGCGATGATATCGTGGGCATCGACGCCTCGATCATCATGCATCCCAAGGTTTGGGAAACATCCGGTCACGTCGCCGGTTTCTCCGATCCTTTGGTCGACTGCCTCAACTGCAAAGAGCGTTTCCGTGGTGATAAAGCCCCGCGCGCTGAAGTCGGCAGTGAAGTCGTCTTCCATGAAGGCGGCAAATCCTCGGGCAAGAAACTGAAAGGCACGGTCGGCGCCTGCGGTTACGTGTGCCCGGTCTGCGGCTCGCCCAACCTGAGCGACGAGCGTCAATTCAATGGAATGTTCCGCACGACTCTCGGCCCCGTGGATCCGCTCGCGGATTTTTTCAAAGAGATCAAAGAAAAAAATCTCGACGAGCGCGAGATGCGCACGAAATATGAAGAATGCCTGAAGCGTTCTTTGGTTTACCTGCGGCCTGAAACGGCCCAGGCCATGTTCGTTCAGTTTTTGAACGTGCAGCAGACCACTTCGATGAAGGTCCCCTTCGGCATCGCCCAGCAGGGTAAATCCTTCCGCAACGAAATCGTCGTGGAGCACTTCATCTTCCGTTCCTGCGAATTCGAGCAGATGGAAATGGAATTCTTCATCGAACCGGGCACCCAGGATCGCTGGCTCAAGTATTGGACCGACGAGCGCATGGGCTGGTATAAAAAATATGCGAATACCGCCGAGAATTTCCGTCTGCGCCAGCACGAGGACAATGAACTCGCGCACTATTCCGACGACTGCTATGACGTCGAGTATCTTTATCCCTGGGGCTGGGGTGAGCTGGAAGGCATCGCCTCGCGCACCGACTACGATCTGAAGCGCCATGGTGCAGCCACCGGCTCGAAACTCAGCTACTTCGATCAGAACAAGGTCGATCCCGAGACCGGCAAAACCGGCTGGCGTTATGTGCCTTATGTGATCGAACCCGCTGCGGGCCTGACCCGTACCGTCCTTGCCATGCTGCTCGACGCCTACTGCGAAGAGAAGAGCGTGGATGCGAACGGCCAGGAAAAGGTGCGCGTTCTTTTGAAACTTCATCCCGCCCTGGCTCCCATCAAAGCCGCGGTGCTGCCCCTTGTGAAAAAAGATGGCCAGCCCGAGCAGGCCGAAGCGATTGCCAAGGAACTGCGCCGTGCGGGTCTGAATGTGGCCTGTGATGATGCGCAGAGTATCGGCAAGCGTTATGCCAAGCATGATGAGATCGGCACTCCCTTCTGTATCACGGTCGATACCCAGACGATCGAGGACAAGACGGTCACCCTGAGGAATCGTGATACGGCCCAGCAGGAACGCTTGACGATCCCCGCGGCCATTGCGAAAGTAGTGGAAGCCTGTCGTCATCCTTAA
- a CDS encoding glycosyltransferase family 4 protein, with protein sequence MPFKVLHLDSESTWRGGENQIRLLLQAVQNENWQWHLAAPPGSEAIARMSHLAQTFAVPMRGARILTASFAVARYVRQHGIQLLDCQSGRAHNLGLFVKKLCPHVKLVVHRRVDYPPAPGYWHRQKYVHPSIDRFVCISSAIQKILAEFGVSPSKLTTVRSAVDSGPFADVDRQAARRILTNEWQIAPDQTIIGNLAYITEQKDHATLIRALGILQQRGLPFFAYIAGDGALRPAAEALAAELGLGPDRLRFLGVRKDVAQLLGATDIFALSSQDEGLGTSLLDAVHSGCTLVATAVGGIPEIVLHERTGLLAPAKDHQAFANNLERLLRDPALLERLRTEAQAHVARQFSLQSMVNGNLRVYEELIQGPARH encoded by the coding sequence ATGCCTTTCAAAGTTCTGCATCTTGATAGCGAAAGCACCTGGCGCGGGGGTGAAAATCAAATCAGGCTCCTTCTGCAGGCCGTGCAAAACGAAAATTGGCAATGGCATCTCGCGGCTCCACCGGGAAGTGAAGCCATCGCGCGCATGTCGCATCTGGCTCAAACATTCGCTGTTCCCATGCGCGGAGCGCGGATCCTCACAGCGTCCTTCGCGGTTGCCCGCTACGTGCGGCAGCACGGGATTCAGCTGCTGGATTGCCAGTCCGGACGGGCCCATAACCTTGGGCTCTTCGTGAAAAAACTTTGTCCTCATGTGAAGCTCGTGGTCCATCGTCGGGTGGATTACCCACCGGCTCCCGGATACTGGCATCGACAGAAGTACGTGCATCCGTCCATCGACCGCTTCGTTTGCATTTCCAGTGCCATTCAAAAGATACTCGCGGAATTCGGCGTGTCGCCTTCGAAGCTCACGACCGTCAGGAGCGCAGTCGATTCCGGACCTTTCGCAGATGTGGATCGCCAGGCCGCGAGGCGCATCCTGACAAATGAATGGCAGATTGCACCGGACCAGACGATCATCGGCAACCTCGCCTACATCACCGAGCAGAAAGATCACGCGACGCTGATCCGTGCGCTCGGGATTTTGCAGCAGCGCGGCCTGCCTTTTTTTGCCTATATCGCCGGTGATGGAGCCTTGCGCCCGGCCGCTGAAGCCCTGGCGGCGGAACTGGGACTCGGACCGGATCGTCTGCGTTTTCTAGGTGTGCGCAAGGATGTGGCGCAGCTGCTCGGAGCCACGGATATCTTCGCCCTGTCCTCGCAGGATGAAGGGCTCGGCACCAGCCTTTTGGATGCAGTGCATAGCGGCTGTACTCTGGTCGCGACAGCCGTGGGTGGGATACCGGAGATCGTGCTGCACGAACGCACGGGTTTGCTTGCACCCGCCAAAGATCATCAGGCGTTCGCGAACAATCTGGAGCGTCTTCTGCGTGATCCGGCGCTGCTGGAAAGATTACGAACGGAAGCCCAGGCGCACGTGGCCCGGCAATTTTCGCTGCAGTCCATGGTGAACGGCAATCTCCGCGTTTATGAAGAGCTGATTCAAGGGCCGGCGAGACACTAA